The nucleotide window GTGAGCACCGCACAGCTGGAGCAGCAAATCGCCGAGGCGCATCAAAGTCTGGCGCAGAGCTGGACTACGCTGGGGCTAGGCCGCGCCATCGCCAAGTTTTTTGATGATGTGGATAGCAATATCCTGCATCTGGAGCGCGAAATCGAACGCTGCAACCGGGTGCTGACATCAATTTATGAGCGCCCGGAGCAGGCGATCGGGGGCGATGACCTGATCATGAGCCATTTATTGAAAATCCAGAAACAGCGCCGCCAATTGCGCCAGTTACATGGCCGCGCCGATGATTTCCGCAAATCGCTCAGCACTGTGCTCACCCACAAAGGCGCATTGATCAGCCGCTTTATCAACACGCTGGTGCAGGAAGTGCGCGCGGTCTATGCAGACTTGAACCAGCATATCCAGCACTGGATGCAAGAAGCACTGGCTCCGCTCTTTCACCAAAACCAATACCAGAAACAATTGCTGGAGCATCACATGCTGCGCCTCACGCAATTGCAAACCCAGCGCAATAGTCACGCCGAACAATTGGAAGTTTTGAAAACCAACCTGTACCAATTACAGACGGCGCTGGTGAATATCGAACCTTTGTATAACGAAATTCTCACCGCACCTCTGGAGCCGGAATCCATGGCCGATCCTGCGGTTGAATCCCAGCCGTTAGGTGCGCAAATCGTGTCGATCAAACAAGGGCGGCAATCGGCCCGCTCAAGCTGATGTTATCGCTCGCAGGCGGATAACTTGCAGCACTGATTGGCTCTCTTTAGACTGTCGCATCATTTAACTCTGCCGGATTTGCGCTGCGCCCAAACACGCCGCGCCAAACCGCTGTTGCGGTAAAAGAGACAGCTATGCCCAATCAACTACCTGCCGATTCGGTGGGTTTAGTCACTCCCCAGACCCATCGCTTCACCGCGCCGCTGCTGCTGGCCTGCGGGCGCACGCTTGATGAATACGAATTGGTCTACGAAACCTATGGCCAATTGAATGCCGCTAAATCCAATGCGGTGCTGATTTGCCATGCGCTTTCCGGCCATCATCACGCCGCTGGCTACCACAGCATGGACGACAAACGCCCCGGCTGGTGGGATGCCTACATCGGCCCCGGCAAACCGATTGATACCAACAAGTTCTTTGTGGTTGCACTCAATAATCTCGGCGGTTGCCACGGCTCTACCGGCCCGCGTTCGATCAACCCAGCTACCGGCAAAGCTTGGGGCGCAGATTTCCCGATGATCCGCGTGCGAGACTGGGTCGCCAGTCAGGCGCGTTTGGCCGATGTATTGGGCATTGATGTGTGGGCGGCGGTGATCGGCGGCAGTTTGGGTGGCATGCAGGTCATGCGCTGGGCGCTCGATTATCCGCAGCGTATCCGTCACGCGGTTGTCATTGCATCGGCGATGAAACTCTCTGCGCAAAATATCGCGTTCAACGAAGCTGCGCGCAAAGCAATTATCAGCGACCCTAATTTTTTTGATGGCAATTACATCGAGCACAACACCTTGCCGAAAAACGGTTTGGCTGTAGCGCGCATGATTGGCCACATCACCTATCTTTCCGATTTTGCGATGGGCGAAAAATTCGGCCGCGATTTACGCAGCGGTAGTTTTGAGCTGGGTACTGATACGCCGGTTGAATTCCAGATTGAAAGTTATCTGCGTTATCAAGGCGACAGTTTTGCTAATACCTTTGATGCGAATTCTTATATCCGCATTACCAAAGCGCTCGATTATTTTGATCTCGCGCGTGAATATAACGATGATCCGGTGCTGGCATTCAAACAAACCAATGCAAAATTTTTAGTCATTTCATTCAGTACCGATTGGCGTTTTGCACCGGAGCGTTCTCACGAAATTGTCAACGCGCTGGTCGGAGCCAACCGTGCGGTCACTTATGCCGAGATTGAATCCAAACACGGCCACGATGCCTTTTTATTGCCCGATGCGCGCTACCAGCAAGTGTTTGGCCGCTATCTTGCCGGAGTGGAAATCTGATGCGTATTGATCTCAACGAAATCCAGCATTGGATCAAACAAGGCAGCCGCATTCTGGATTTGGGCTGCGGTGACGGCACACTATTAAAATTTTTGATCGATACCAAACAAGTACAAGGTTACGGTTTGGAAATCGATGCGATGCATATCAATACCTGCATCGACAAAGGCCTCAATGTCATCGAGCAAAACCTTGATCGCGGATTGGGAAATTTTGCCGATAAAAGTTTTGATACCGTGCTCATGACCCAAGCGCTGCAAACCTTGCACTTCCCCCATTTGGTGCTGGATGAAATGTTGCGCGTGGGCAAAGAATGTATTGTTACCTTTCCCAATTTCGGCCACTGGAAAGCGCGGTTTCACTTAGCCACACGCGGCCGCATGCCAGTATCGGATTTGCTGCCTTATGAATGGTACAACACACCCAATATTCACTTTTGTACGTTTAAAGATTTTGAGGTGCTGTGCCACGAGCGCAATATCAAAGTGATCCATCGCCAGGTTGTTAACGAACAGTCCGGACAAACCTTAAAAGATTTTATGCCCAATTTGTTTGGTGAAACGGCGATTTATCATTTGAGTAAGTAATGTTGCTTCCATCTTAATTGCGTAACCGCTGGAGAATTGTATGAAGACATTATTGGCCAGTATTTTTTTTGCTGTTTGTGCTGTGGGCGCACAAGCCCAGATTGACCAGCCAAAAGAAATCAGCACAACAGAAACTTTTGGCGAGTACACCGTGCATTACACGGTATTTAACAGTACCGATATTCCGGCGAAAGTTGCTGAGGCTTACAAATTAGTGCGCGGTAAAGACCGTGCACTAGTGAATATCAGTCTCACTAAAACTGAAAATGGTGTGACCAGTTTAGGTTTGCCCGCACAGATCAGTGGCAAAACCAGAAATTTGATGCAGCAGCAACAAACATTGAAATTCATTGAAATTAATGAAGGTGAAGCGGTTTATTATTTGGCTCCTTTTGTTTTTAACAATGAAGAAGTGTTGCACTTTGATATTCAGGCCATCCCTGCTGCTAGTGCAAAACCATTCAAGGTGACGTTTAATCGAACCCTGTACGCACAGTAATAAGCGGTAACGACGAGTAAATTCCACATGGAAAAGGCGCCGATGGGCGCCTTTTCTTTCAGTCACTTTTATTAACGTTAAATCACTATGAAAAAAATTGTGTTGGCAAGCGGTAATGCTGGCAAGTTGCGCGAGTTCCAACAACTGCTCAGCGGTTGCGGTTTTGAGGTGCTTCCGCAATCCGATTTTTTCAGCGAGAACGCTGAAGAAACCGGATTGACCTTTGTCGAAAATGCGATCATCAAAGCGCGTTTCGCCTGTGAAAAAACCGGCTTGCCCGCGATTGCTGATGACTCCGGTATTGAAGTCGATGCACTCAATGGTCGCCCGGGAATTTATTCCGCGCGTTACGCCGGTGAAGGTGCCAAAGATGCAGACAATAACGCAAAACTGTTGCAGGAATTAAACGGTATCCCTACAGAAAAACGCACCGCACGCTACCACGCGGTGCTCGCGTTTATGCGTCATGCACAAGATCCAACACCGATTCTATGCCACGGTGTATGGGAGGGGGTGATTCTCACAGAGCCGCGCGGTGAAGGCGGTTTTGGATACGATCCATTATTTTTTGTACCCACGCATCAATGCGCTTCGGCAGAGCTGGATAAGGCAGAAAAAAATCGCATCAGCCATCGAGGCAAAGCCATGCAGGAATTGCTGCAAAAATTATCATCACTGACCGGCAATCAATAATATGTCTCTGCAATTGCCACCGTTAGTGCTACAGCTTCCGCCATTATCACTTTATATTCATGTGCCTTGGTGTATTCGCAAATGCCCCTATTGCGATTTTAATTCCCATCAAGCGAATAACGATATTCCGGAAGCAGATTATGTAGCTGCTCTGCGTTTTGATCTTGAGCAAGATAAATCCCTTGCGCAAGGTCGCAAACTCACGAGCATTTTTTTTGGTGGTGGCACACCGAGCATGTTGTCCGCGCAGGCAATAGGGCAGATATTAAACGACGCAGAAACCATTATTGGTTTTGAGCCGGATATTGAAATCACCCTTGAGGCAAATCCGGGGACATTTGAGCAGGAAAAATTTTCCGGTTTTCGCGCGGCAGGTGTTAATCGTTTATCGATTGGTATCCAAAGTTTTAATGACCAACAATTAAAATTGCTCGGCCGCGTGCATGGGCGCGATGAAGCTTTGCGTGCAGTAGGTGTTGCGCGCAAAGCAGGCTTCGACAACATCAATCTGGATTTAATGCACGGTTTGCCCGAGCAATCAGTCGCTGCCGCAAAAGCAGATTTGCAACAAGCCATTGATCTCGCGCCGGAGCATCTCTCCTGGTACCAACTGACGATCGAACAAAATACGGCGTTTTATTCTGCGCCGCCGGTGTTGCCGGAGGAAGAAATTCTCGCAGACATCCAGGATGCAGGTGTTGAGCTGTTAGTGGCTGCAGGTTATGAGCAATATGAAATTTCTGCGTATGCGCGCAATAAAAAGCGCGCACGCCACAATCTCAATTATTGGCAATTTGGCGATTACCTTGGCATAGGCGCGGGCGCACACGGGAAAATTACGTTCCCAACGGACGATAAAATTGTGCGATTGTGGAAAACCCGCTTACCCA belongs to Cellvibrio sp. pealriver and includes:
- a CDS encoding DUF4426 domain-containing protein; its protein translation is MKTLLASIFFAVCAVGAQAQIDQPKEISTTETFGEYTVHYTVFNSTDIPAKVAEAYKLVRGKDRALVNISLTKTENGVTSLGLPAQISGKTRNLMQQQQTLKFIEINEGEAVYYLAPFVFNNEEVLHFDIQAIPAASAKPFKVTFNRTLYAQ
- the hemW gene encoding radical SAM family heme chaperone HemW, which codes for MSLQLPPLVLQLPPLSLYIHVPWCIRKCPYCDFNSHQANNDIPEADYVAALRFDLEQDKSLAQGRKLTSIFFGGGTPSMLSAQAIGQILNDAETIIGFEPDIEITLEANPGTFEQEKFSGFRAAGVNRLSIGIQSFNDQQLKLLGRVHGRDEALRAVGVARKAGFDNINLDLMHGLPEQSVAAAKADLQQAIDLAPEHLSWYQLTIEQNTAFYSAPPVLPEEEILADIQDAGVELLVAAGYEQYEISAYARNKKRARHNLNYWQFGDYLGIGAGAHGKITFPTDDKIVRLWKTRLPKHYLDAMHSQKISTNLQGHQNVFGGGSDLLLPDALPLEFMMNALRLHEGVARHYFSERTGLAWQSISEPWALLTKQGLVEIEQDHLRPTALGRRFLNRVLQTFMKDETVNQ
- a CDS encoding XTP/dITP diphosphatase, whose product is MKKIVLASGNAGKLREFQQLLSGCGFEVLPQSDFFSENAEETGLTFVENAIIKARFACEKTGLPAIADDSGIEVDALNGRPGIYSARYAGEGAKDADNNAKLLQELNGIPTEKRTARYHAVLAFMRHAQDPTPILCHGVWEGVILTEPRGEGGFGYDPLFFVPTHQCASAELDKAEKNRISHRGKAMQELLQKLSSLTGNQ
- a CDS encoding homoserine O-acetyltransferase, with translation MPNQLPADSVGLVTPQTHRFTAPLLLACGRTLDEYELVYETYGQLNAAKSNAVLICHALSGHHHAAGYHSMDDKRPGWWDAYIGPGKPIDTNKFFVVALNNLGGCHGSTGPRSINPATGKAWGADFPMIRVRDWVASQARLADVLGIDVWAAVIGGSLGGMQVMRWALDYPQRIRHAVVIASAMKLSAQNIAFNEAARKAIISDPNFFDGNYIEHNTLPKNGLAVARMIGHITYLSDFAMGEKFGRDLRSGSFELGTDTPVEFQIESYLRYQGDSFANTFDANSYIRITKALDYFDLAREYNDDPVLAFKQTNAKFLVISFSTDWRFAPERSHEIVNALVGANRAVTYAEIESKHGHDAFLLPDARYQQVFGRYLAGVEI
- the metW gene encoding methionine biosynthesis protein MetW encodes the protein MRIDLNEIQHWIKQGSRILDLGCGDGTLLKFLIDTKQVQGYGLEIDAMHINTCIDKGLNVIEQNLDRGLGNFADKSFDTVLMTQALQTLHFPHLVLDEMLRVGKECIVTFPNFGHWKARFHLATRGRMPVSDLLPYEWYNTPNIHFCTFKDFEVLCHERNIKVIHRQVVNEQSGQTLKDFMPNLFGETAIYHLSK